Proteins encoded by one window of Candidatus Limnocylindrales bacterium:
- a CDS encoding Fur family transcriptional regulator yields MAPIHEKAEKFRDFIKTSGLKSTRQRDEIANWFFHHKGHLSADQIYRKVKESFPGIGFSTVYRTMKLMVEAGLVSERHFGDGEALYENVSGHHDHLICTQCGKITEFEDDTIEQLQRSVADRQGFLLTSHKMELYGLCSSCRSRNA; encoded by the coding sequence GTGGCTCCCATTCACGAAAAGGCCGAGAAGTTTCGCGACTTCATCAAGACCAGCGGCCTCAAGTCGACCCGCCAGCGCGACGAGATCGCGAACTGGTTCTTCCATCACAAGGGCCATCTGTCGGCCGATCAGATTTACCGCAAGGTCAAGGAATCGTTTCCCGGCATCGGCTTCTCGACGGTCTACCGCACGATGAAGCTGATGGTCGAGGCGGGCCTCGTCTCCGAACGGCACTTCGGCGACGGTGAGGCGCTGTACGAGAACGTCTCCGGGCACCACGATCATCTGATCTGCACGCAGTGCGGGAAGATCACCGAGTTCGAGGACGACACCATCGAGCAGCTGCAGCGCTCGGTCGCCGACCGGCAGGGATTCCTGCTGACCAGTCACAAGATGGAGCTGTATGGGCTCTGCTCGAGCTGCCGGTCGCGGAACGCGTAG